Below is a window of Pseudarthrobacter equi DNA.
GGCGTAGGCTCCCGCAACGAAGTGGAGGCTGTCAGGTCACTCAACTTCGATCTGCACGCCGGAGAGTTTGCCTGCCTCGTGGGTCCTTCGGGCTCGGGGAAAACGACGCTGCTGAAATGCATCGCCGGACTCCTCGAACCCACCTCCGGGGAGGTGGTGCTGGACGGCAAGCGCGTCTCGGGTCCAGCCGAAGGCATGGCGGTGGTGTTCCAGGAATACAGCCGCAGCCTCTTCCCCTGGCTCACCGTGGAAGAGAACGTCGCGTTGCCGCTGAAGACCTCTGGTGTGCCCAAGGCCGAACGAAAGGCACGTGTCAGTGAAGCGCTGGAGGCCGTCAGCCTTTCCCATGCAACCAAGAGCTACCCTTGGCAGCTGTCCGGCGGCATGCAGCAGCGCGTGGCCATCGCCCGGGCCGTGGCATCCAACCCAAGCGTCCTGCTCATGGACGAACCGTTCGCGGCCGTTGACGCCCAGACCCGTGGGGAGCTCGAAGACCTGGTGCGGGACGTATGGAAGCGACTCAACATGACCATCCTCTTCGTCACCCATGACATCGATGAGTCCGTTTACCTGGCGGAGCGTGTCCTGGTCTTGTCAAGCTCGCCGACCATCGTCCAGGCCGACCTCCACATCGACCTTCCGGACGTTCGCAGCCAGGCGGACACCAGGTCCCTTCCACGTTTCGGCGAGCTGCGCCATGAGGTCTACGAGGAAGTACAGTTCGCCAAGATCAATCCCGGAGGAGTGCGGACTGCGACGCGCGGGGAGTTGCGCGCATGAGCCCCCGTGCGAGCGCCGACGTCAGCAGCAATGGGAAGAGTGAGACCGGCAAGCGTCGCCGCGTCCACCAGTCCACGCCGGAAAATGAACGCGCCATCCTTGAGGCCGTGCTCCAGCTGGCGGTAAAAGTCGGCTACGAAGGCA
It encodes the following:
- a CDS encoding ABC transporter ATP-binding protein, which codes for MTANKSDVRLSVQQVRKVYGVGSRNEVEAVRSLNFDLHAGEFACLVGPSGSGKTTLLKCIAGLLEPTSGEVVLDGKRVSGPAEGMAVVFQEYSRSLFPWLTVEENVALPLKTSGVPKAERKARVSEALEAVSLSHATKSYPWQLSGGMQQRVAIARAVASNPSVLLMDEPFAAVDAQTRGELEDLVRDVWKRLNMTILFVTHDIDESVYLAERVLVLSSSPTIVQADLHIDLPDVRSQADTRSLPRFGELRHEVYEEVQFAKINPGGVRTATRGELRA